A window from Streptomyces sp. NBC_00299 encodes these proteins:
- the dxs gene encoding 1-deoxy-D-xylulose-5-phosphate synthase produces the protein MPLLTRITGPRDLDRLSPEQLDQLAEEIRTFLVEAVSKTGGHLGPNLGVVELTIALHRVFDSPKDKVLWDTGHQSYVHKLLTGRQDFSRLKMKGGLSGYPSQAESEHDVIENSHASTVLGWADGLAKANQLRKRDDHVVAVIGDGALTGGMAWEALNNIAEAKDRPLVIVVNDNERSYAPTIGGLANHLATLRTTDGYERFLTRTKEILDRTPVVGRPLYETLHGAKKGLKDFIAPQGMFEDLGLKYVGPIDGHDIEALESALARAKRFGGPVIVHCLTEKGRGYQPALQDEADRFHGIGPIHPDTGLPIKASGADWTSVFGDEMVQLGKEREDIVAITAAMLQPVGLKKFADAFPDRIYDVGIAEQHGAVSAAGLATGGVHPVFAVYATFLNRAFDQVLMDVALHKCGVTFVLDRAGVTGTDGASHNGMWDMSILQVVPGLRLAAPRDADQVRAQLREAVQVKDAPTVVRFSKGAVGPAVPAVGRVGGMDVLREPGTDTPDVLLVSVGALAPMCLEIAGLLDKQGITTTVVDPRWVKPVDEAMAPLAERHRVVVTVEDNSRVGGVGSAVAQALRDAGVDVPLRDFGIPPRFLDHASRAEVMTEIGLTAPDIARQVTGLVSKLDGRFDRTAADVDSVEPARD, from the coding sequence GTGCCGCTGCTGACCCGCATCACGGGACCGCGCGATCTGGACCGGCTCAGCCCTGAGCAGCTGGACCAGCTGGCCGAGGAGATCCGGACCTTCCTCGTCGAGGCGGTTTCCAAGACCGGCGGCCACCTCGGCCCCAACCTCGGTGTGGTGGAGCTGACCATCGCCCTGCACCGGGTCTTCGACTCGCCCAAGGACAAGGTGCTCTGGGACACCGGCCACCAGTCCTACGTCCACAAGCTGCTCACCGGCCGTCAGGACTTCAGCCGGCTGAAGATGAAGGGCGGCCTGTCGGGCTACCCCTCGCAGGCCGAGTCCGAGCACGACGTCATCGAGAACAGCCACGCGTCCACGGTCCTCGGCTGGGCCGACGGCCTCGCCAAAGCGAACCAGCTGCGCAAACGCGACGACCACGTCGTCGCCGTCATCGGAGACGGCGCGCTGACCGGCGGTATGGCCTGGGAAGCGCTGAACAACATCGCCGAGGCCAAGGACCGCCCGCTCGTCATCGTCGTCAACGACAACGAGCGGTCGTACGCGCCCACCATCGGCGGTCTCGCGAACCACCTGGCGACGCTGCGGACGACCGACGGCTACGAGCGCTTCCTGACCCGCACCAAGGAGATCCTGGACCGCACCCCGGTCGTCGGCAGGCCCCTCTACGAGACCCTGCACGGGGCCAAGAAGGGCCTCAAGGACTTCATCGCGCCGCAGGGCATGTTCGAGGACCTCGGGCTGAAGTACGTCGGGCCGATCGACGGACACGACATCGAGGCGCTGGAGTCGGCCCTGGCGCGCGCCAAGCGCTTCGGCGGCCCGGTCATCGTGCACTGCCTCACCGAGAAGGGCCGCGGCTACCAGCCGGCCCTCCAGGACGAGGCCGACCGTTTCCACGGCATCGGTCCCATCCACCCCGACACCGGCCTGCCCATCAAGGCCTCGGGCGCCGACTGGACGTCGGTCTTCGGCGATGAGATGGTCCAGCTCGGCAAGGAGCGCGAGGACATCGTCGCTATCACGGCCGCGATGCTGCAGCCCGTCGGCCTCAAGAAGTTCGCGGACGCCTTCCCGGACCGCATCTACGACGTCGGCATCGCCGAGCAGCACGGTGCCGTGTCCGCGGCGGGCCTGGCCACGGGTGGCGTCCACCCCGTCTTCGCCGTCTACGCCACCTTCCTCAACCGCGCCTTCGACCAGGTCCTCATGGACGTCGCGCTGCACAAGTGCGGGGTCACCTTCGTGCTCGACCGGGCGGGCGTCACCGGCACCGACGGCGCCTCCCACAACGGCATGTGGGACATGTCGATCCTTCAGGTCGTGCCCGGCCTCAGGCTCGCCGCCCCGCGCGACGCCGACCAGGTGCGCGCGCAGCTGCGCGAGGCCGTCCAGGTCAAGGACGCGCCGACCGTGGTCCGCTTCTCCAAGGGCGCCGTCGGCCCCGCCGTCCCCGCCGTCGGCCGCGTCGGCGGCATGGACGTGCTGCGCGAGCCCGGCACCGACACCCCGGACGTGCTGCTCGTCTCCGTCGGCGCCCTCGCGCCGATGTGCCTGGAGATCGCCGGTCTGCTCGACAAGCAGGGCATCACCACCACCGTCGTCGACCCGCGCTGGGTCAAGCCCGTCGACGAGGCCATGGCCCCGCTCGCCGAGCGGCACCGCGTGGTCGTCACCGTCGAGGACAACTCCCGTGTCGGCGGCGTCGGCTCGGCGGTCGCGCAGGCCCTGCGTGACGCGGGCGTCGACGTCCCGCTGCGTGACTTCGGCATCCCGCCGCGCTTCCTCGACCACGCCTCCCGCGCCGAGGTCATGACCGAGATCGGCCTCACCGCGCCCGACATCGCCCGCCAGGTCACCGGGCTGGTCTCCAAGCTGGACGGCCGGTTCGACCGCACGGCGGCCGACGTCGACTCGGTGGAGCCCGCCCGGGACTGA
- a CDS encoding sugar ABC transporter permease translates to MSIDKTSTTPQDEHQVLNTEAAAAAVTAVDPRLLVQEQGLAGYLTEFRRKLKAGELGSLPVILGLVAICVIFQSLNSAFLSAQNISDITVTMVGTGMISVGIVFVLLLGEIDLSVGSVSGASSAIAAVLAVNQGWPEWAAVLIAVAAGAVIGAAHGFFFAVLGAPAFAVTLAGLLFWLGFMLQTLGENGTINLDSDGLIGKLTTYFFTDVAAAYGLAAVVTAVFFITSFLGNRRRQAAGIPFRPMSDTIMRTALLGVVSFAAAVMYNQYKGLPLATVIFLVFLVGTDFLLRRTSYGRKVFALGGSVEASRRAGINVTMVRITVFAISGGFAAIGGLFLASKIASANQSAGTGDLLMNAIAAAVIGGTSLFGGRGRTWNALLGVLVIVSIQYGLQLESIAEPVKYMITAGVLLTTVVIDSITRKTQKTAGRA, encoded by the coding sequence GTGAGCATCGACAAGACCTCCACGACGCCGCAGGACGAGCACCAGGTCCTCAACACCGAGGCCGCCGCGGCCGCGGTGACCGCCGTCGACCCCCGCCTGCTCGTGCAGGAGCAGGGTCTGGCCGGCTACCTCACCGAGTTCCGGCGCAAGCTGAAGGCCGGTGAGCTGGGCTCCCTGCCGGTCATCCTCGGCCTGGTCGCCATCTGCGTGATCTTCCAGAGCCTGAACTCGGCCTTCCTGTCCGCGCAGAACATCAGCGACATCACCGTCACGATGGTCGGCACGGGCATGATCTCCGTCGGCATCGTCTTCGTGCTGCTGCTCGGCGAGATCGACCTGTCCGTCGGCTCGGTCAGCGGCGCGTCCAGCGCCATCGCGGCCGTCCTCGCGGTGAACCAGGGCTGGCCCGAATGGGCGGCCGTGCTCATCGCCGTCGCGGCGGGCGCCGTCATCGGCGCGGCACACGGCTTCTTCTTCGCGGTGCTGGGCGCTCCCGCGTTCGCCGTCACGCTGGCCGGTCTGCTGTTCTGGCTCGGCTTCATGCTCCAGACACTGGGCGAGAACGGCACGATCAACCTCGACAGCGACGGTCTGATCGGCAAGCTGACGACGTACTTCTTCACGGACGTGGCGGCTGCGTACGGCCTGGCGGCCGTGGTGACCGCGGTGTTCTTCATCACCTCGTTCCTGGGCAACCGCCGCCGTCAGGCCGCGGGCATCCCGTTCCGCCCGATGAGCGACACGATCATGCGGACGGCACTGCTGGGCGTCGTCTCCTTCGCCGCGGCGGTCATGTACAACCAGTACAAGGGCCTGCCGCTGGCCACGGTGATCTTCCTGGTGTTCCTGGTGGGCACGGACTTCCTGCTGCGGCGTACCTCGTACGGCCGAAAGGTCTTCGCCCTCGGTGGCAGCGTCGAGGCCTCGCGTCGTGCGGGCATCAACGTCACCATGGTGCGGATCACCGTGTTCGCGATCTCGGGCGGGTTCGCCGCGATCGGCGGCCTGTTCCTGGCCTCGAAGATCGCCTCCGCCAACCAGAGCGCCGGTACCGGTGACCTGCTGATGAACGCCATCGCGGCGGCCGTCATCGGTGGTACGTCCCTGTTCGGTGGACGTGGCCGCACCTGGAACGCGCTGCTCGGTGTGCTGGTGATCGTCTCGATCCAGTACGGCCTGCAGCTGGAGTCCATCGCCGAGCCGGTGAAGTACATGATCACCGCCGGTGTGCTGCTCACGACGGTCGTGATCGACTCGATCACCCGTAAGACGCAGAAGACCGCGGGTCGCGCGTAG
- a CDS encoding ATP-binding cassette domain-containing protein, whose amino-acid sequence MVHVSATPVLALRGVSKRFGAVQALTDVELEVHAGEVVALVGDNGAGKSTLVKTIAGVHPIDEGVIEWDGKSVQINRPHDAQSLGIATVYQDLALCDNIDVVGNLFLGRELKKRGVLDEVEMERRSLELLQTLSIRIPSVRIPIASLSGGQRQTVAIARSMLGEPKLVILDEPTAALGVEQTAQVLDLVERLRERGHAVILISHNMADVKAVADKVAVLRLGRNNGVFEVKTTSQEEIISAITGATENAVTRRAARTNGEVSK is encoded by the coding sequence ATGGTTCACGTGTCCGCTACGCCCGTGCTGGCGTTGCGCGGGGTCTCCAAGCGGTTCGGTGCCGTTCAGGCGCTCACCGACGTAGAGCTTGAGGTCCACGCCGGTGAAGTGGTCGCCCTGGTGGGCGACAACGGTGCCGGAAAGTCCACGCTGGTCAAGACGATCGCCGGCGTGCACCCCATCGATGAGGGCGTCATCGAGTGGGACGGCAAGTCCGTCCAGATCAACCGGCCGCACGACGCCCAGAGCCTGGGCATCGCGACGGTCTACCAGGACCTCGCGCTGTGCGACAACATCGACGTCGTCGGCAACCTCTTCCTGGGCCGCGAACTGAAGAAGCGCGGCGTCCTCGACGAGGTCGAGATGGAGCGCCGCTCGCTGGAGCTGCTCCAGACGCTGTCGATCCGCATCCCCAGCGTGCGTATCCCGATCGCCTCGCTCTCCGGCGGTCAGCGCCAGACCGTGGCCATCGCGCGTTCCATGCTCGGCGAGCCCAAGCTGGTCATCCTCGACGAGCCCACCGCCGCCCTCGGCGTCGAGCAGACCGCACAGGTCCTCGACCTGGTCGAGCGGCTGCGTGAGCGCGGGCACGCCGTGATCCTCATCAGCCACAACATGGCCGATGTGAAGGCGGTCGCGGACAAGGTCGCCGTGCTGCGGCTCGGCCGCAACAACGGCGTCTTCGAGGTCAAGACGACCTCGCAGGAGGAGATCATCTCCGCCATCACCGGCGCCACCGAGAACGCCGTGACCCGCCGTGCGGCGCGCACGAACGGGGAGGTTTCCAAGTGA
- a CDS encoding substrate-binding domain-containing protein, whose amino-acid sequence MRRAAVAIAAGAMAVSLAACGSAEEAGGDNDSTASAAKGNDIKVGLLLPENQTARYEKFDRPLIEEKIKELTDGKAKIDYNNAKQDANLQAQQVDTMITNKVDVLILDAVDAKAIKNSVQKAVDAGIKVVAYDRLAEGPISAYTSFDNVSVGKTQGEALLKALGDKATKDSKVVMINGSVTDPNAAQFKEGAHSALDGKVTIAKEYDTKEWKPENANSEMEAAISAVGKNNIAGVYSANDGMAGGIITALKAAGISVPVTGQDAELAAVQRIVTGEQYMSVYKPYAPEATAAAEMAVALAQGKSLDSIAKDKVDSGSEKGIPSVLVPVTSLTKDNINDTVIKDGVYTVDEICTGKYKAACDKAGVTG is encoded by the coding sequence ATGCGTCGTGCCGCCGTTGCCATTGCCGCAGGTGCGATGGCCGTCTCGCTGGCTGCCTGTGGCAGCGCCGAGGAAGCCGGCGGCGACAACGACTCCACCGCCTCCGCCGCCAAGGGCAATGACATCAAGGTCGGTCTCCTGCTCCCGGAGAACCAGACCGCGCGCTACGAGAAGTTCGACCGGCCGCTGATCGAGGAAAAGATCAAGGAGCTGACGGACGGCAAGGCGAAGATCGACTACAACAACGCCAAGCAGGACGCCAACCTGCAGGCCCAGCAGGTCGACACCATGATCACCAACAAGGTGGACGTCCTCATCCTGGACGCCGTCGACGCCAAGGCGATCAAGAACTCCGTGCAGAAGGCCGTCGACGCCGGCATCAAGGTCGTCGCCTACGACCGTCTGGCCGAGGGCCCGATCAGCGCCTACACCTCGTTCGACAACGTGTCCGTCGGCAAGACCCAGGGCGAGGCCCTGCTGAAGGCGCTGGGCGACAAGGCGACCAAGGACTCCAAGGTCGTCATGATCAACGGCTCGGTCACCGACCCGAACGCCGCGCAGTTCAAGGAAGGCGCCCACTCCGCGCTCGACGGCAAGGTCACCATCGCCAAGGAGTACGACACCAAGGAGTGGAAGCCGGAGAACGCCAACTCCGAGATGGAAGCGGCGATCTCGGCGGTCGGCAAGAACAACATCGCCGGCGTCTACTCGGCCAACGACGGCATGGCCGGCGGTATCATCACCGCGCTCAAGGCCGCGGGCATCAGCGTCCCGGTCACCGGTCAGGACGCCGAGCTGGCCGCCGTGCAGCGCATCGTCACCGGCGAGCAGTACATGAGCGTCTACAAGCCGTACGCCCCCGAGGCCACCGCCGCGGCCGAGATGGCCGTCGCGCTCGCCCAGGGCAAGTCGCTCGACTCCATCGCCAAGGACAAGGTCGACAGCGGCAGCGAGAAGGGCATCCCGTCGGTGCTCGTGCCCGTCACCTCGCTGACGAAGGACAACATCAACGACACCGTCATCAAGGACGGCGTCTACACGGTCGACGAGATCTGCACCGGCAAGTACAAGGCCGCTTGCGACAAGGCCGGCGTCACCGGCTGA
- a CDS encoding ROK family transcriptional regulator, with translation METPGSQSSLHRANLERVVRAVRLAGSLTQAEIARTTGLSAATVSNIVRELKDGGTVEVTPTSAGGRRARSVSLSGDAGIVIGVDFGHTHLRVAVGNLAHQVLAEEAEPLDVDASSTQGFDRAEELVNRLIAATGVDRSKIAGVGLGVPGPIDVESGTLGSTAILPGWTGTKPAEELRGRLGVPVHVDNDANLGALGELVWGSGRGVRDLAYIKVASGVGAGLVISGKIYRGPGGTAGEIGHITLDESGPVCRCGNRGCLETFAAARYVLPLLQSSHGTDLTMEGVVRLARDGDPGCRRVIADVGRHIGSGVANLCNLLNPSRVVLGGDLAEAGELVLGPIRESVGRYAIPSAARQLSVLPGALGGRAEVLGALALALSEMGDSTLLDSTLHAATPAFT, from the coding sequence GTGGAGACTCCGGGGTCGCAGTCGTCGCTGCACCGAGCCAACCTGGAGCGGGTCGTCCGGGCCGTCCGGCTTGCCGGATCGCTCACCCAGGCGGAGATCGCCAGGACCACGGGTCTGTCGGCGGCGACGGTCTCCAACATCGTCCGGGAGCTCAAGGACGGCGGCACGGTCGAGGTCACGCCCACCTCGGCGGGTGGCCGACGGGCCCGCAGCGTCTCCCTGAGCGGGGACGCCGGGATCGTCATAGGGGTCGACTTCGGGCACACCCATTTGCGCGTCGCGGTCGGGAACCTCGCCCACCAGGTGCTGGCCGAGGAGGCCGAGCCGCTGGATGTCGACGCCTCCTCGACGCAGGGCTTCGACCGGGCCGAGGAGCTGGTCAACCGGCTGATCGCGGCGACCGGCGTCGACCGGTCCAAGATCGCAGGCGTCGGCCTCGGCGTGCCCGGCCCGATCGACGTCGAGTCCGGCACCCTCGGTTCGACCGCCATCCTGCCCGGCTGGACCGGCACCAAGCCCGCCGAGGAGCTGCGCGGCCGGCTCGGCGTGCCCGTGCACGTGGACAACGACGCCAACCTGGGCGCCCTGGGCGAGCTGGTCTGGGGCAGCGGGCGGGGTGTGCGGGACCTGGCGTACATCAAGGTCGCCAGCGGTGTCGGCGCCGGCCTCGTGATCAGCGGCAAGATCTACCGGGGCCCGGGCGGCACAGCGGGAGAAATCGGGCATATTACTCTGGACGAATCCGGCCCGGTCTGCCGCTGCGGAAACCGGGGCTGTCTGGAGACCTTCGCGGCCGCGCGCTATGTGCTTCCGCTGCTCCAGTCCAGCCACGGCACCGACCTCACCATGGAGGGCGTCGTGCGGCTGGCCAGGGACGGAGACCCGGGCTGCCGTCGCGTGATCGCCGACGTCGGCCGCCACATCGGCAGTGGAGTCGCGAATCTCTGCAACCTCCTGAACCCGAGCCGCGTGGTCCTCGGCGGTGATCTCGCCGAGGCCGGTGAGCTGGTCCTCGGGCCCATCCGGGAGTCTGTCGGCCGCTACGCCATTCCCAGCGCGGCGCGCCAACTGTCCGTTCTCCCCGGGGCACTTGGCGGTCGTGCGGAAGTGCTCGGGGCCCTCGCGCTCGCGCTCAGCGAGATGGGGGATTCAACCCTTTTGGACAGCACGCTGCACGCGGCCACGCCTGCCTTCACTTAG
- a CDS encoding carbohydrate ABC transporter permease, which translates to MTTDTNTGTVTKTDEADRPSVTKKLGATDGRSSEGGILHVFSHGMLVLWALMVGVPLLWVLWSSFKTSNGILSDPWGLPTSLHFENWANAWNKANMGQYFLNTAIVVGGSVVGTMVLGSMAAYVLARFTFPGNRFIYFMFVAGMSFPVFMLVIPLFFVLRDFPGSSLLATYHGLILVYIAYSLPFTVFFMTAFFRTLPTSVAEAALIDGASHTRTFFQVMVPMAKPGLISIGIFNFLGQWNQYLLPMVLNQNEDKYVLTQGLAMIALQQGYENDWGALMAGMMIAMLPVLIVYFIFQRQVQAGLTAGALK; encoded by the coding sequence ATGACGACCGACACGAACACCGGCACGGTCACCAAGACGGACGAGGCGGACCGGCCGAGCGTCACCAAGAAGCTCGGCGCGACCGACGGCCGCAGCTCCGAGGGCGGCATCCTGCACGTCTTCTCGCACGGCATGCTCGTCCTGTGGGCGCTGATGGTCGGCGTGCCGCTGCTGTGGGTGCTGTGGAGCTCCTTCAAGACCAGCAACGGCATCCTCTCCGACCCGTGGGGGCTGCCGACCTCGTTGCACTTCGAGAACTGGGCCAACGCCTGGAACAAGGCGAACATGGGCCAGTACTTCCTCAACACCGCCATCGTGGTGGGCGGTTCGGTGGTCGGCACCATGGTGCTGGGCTCGATGGCCGCCTATGTGCTGGCCCGCTTCACCTTCCCGGGCAACCGGTTCATCTACTTCATGTTCGTGGCCGGCATGTCCTTCCCGGTCTTCATGCTGGTCATCCCGCTGTTCTTCGTGCTGCGGGACTTCCCCGGCAGCTCGCTGCTGGCGACCTACCACGGGCTGATCCTCGTCTACATCGCCTATTCGCTGCCGTTCACGGTCTTCTTCATGACCGCGTTCTTCCGCACGCTGCCGACGTCGGTCGCGGAGGCCGCACTGATCGACGGGGCGTCGCACACGCGAACGTTCTTCCAGGTGATGGTGCCGATGGCCAAGCCGGGTCTGATCAGCATCGGCATCTTCAACTTCCTGGGGCAGTGGAACCAGTACCTGCTGCCGATGGTCCTCAACCAGAACGAGGACAAGTACGTGCTCACCCAGGGCCTGGCGATGATCGCCCTGCAGCAGGGCTACGAGAACGACTGGGGCGCCCTGATGGCCGGCATGATGATCGCGATGCTGCCGGTGCTGATCGTCTACTTCATCTTCCAACGGCAGGTGCAGGCGGGCCTGACGGCCGGTGCGCTGAAGTAA
- a CDS encoding carbohydrate ABC transporter permease yields MQHGKYRFIVGFLALPVIVYAVFVISPFVQAFQISLTDWSGLVGTAKFVGLENFERLWHNEDFWNALWHNVYMLIAVPIVTLGLGLFFAFMLNVGGKRRKNEVITGVAGSKFYRFVFFFPQVISITIIAVIWFNIYNPDPQDGMLNSLLGAVGLDGWQNAWLGEKSLALLCIMAVMIWSHVGFYVVLFSAAMASIPRDIYEAALLDGAGRFPTFFRITLPLLWDTVQTGWVYMGIIALDGFALVQIMSVNMGGPDGATDVMPLRLYLTAFRDSQFGYASAMGVAMLIVTMTFAVLTLRFARRERIEF; encoded by the coding sequence ATGCAACACGGCAAATACCGATTCATCGTGGGCTTCCTGGCCCTGCCCGTCATCGTGTATGCGGTCTTTGTGATCTCGCCGTTCGTCCAGGCGTTCCAGATCTCGCTGACCGACTGGTCGGGCCTGGTCGGCACGGCGAAGTTCGTCGGCCTCGAGAACTTCGAAAGGCTCTGGCACAACGAGGACTTCTGGAACGCGCTGTGGCACAACGTCTACATGCTGATCGCGGTGCCGATCGTGACGCTGGGACTCGGCCTGTTCTTCGCCTTCATGCTGAATGTCGGCGGAAAGCGACGCAAGAACGAAGTCATCACCGGTGTCGCGGGTTCGAAGTTCTACCGTTTCGTCTTCTTCTTCCCGCAGGTCATTTCCATCACCATCATCGCCGTCATCTGGTTCAACATCTACAACCCGGACCCGCAGGACGGCATGCTCAACTCCCTGCTGGGCGCGGTCGGTCTGGACGGCTGGCAGAACGCCTGGCTGGGCGAGAAGAGCCTCGCCCTGCTGTGCATCATGGCGGTGATGATCTGGTCCCACGTCGGCTTCTACGTCGTGCTGTTCTCGGCGGCGATGGCCTCCATCCCGCGGGACATCTACGAGGCGGCGCTGCTCGACGGCGCGGGCCGCTTCCCCACCTTCTTCAGGATCACCCTGCCGCTGCTGTGGGACACCGTGCAGACCGGCTGGGTGTACATGGGCATCATCGCCCTGGACGGCTTCGCCCTGGTGCAGATCATGTCGGTCAACATGGGCGGCCCCGACGGCGCCACGGACGTCATGCCGCTGCGCCTGTATCTGACGGCGTTCCGCGACAGCCAGTTCGGCTACGCGTCCGCGATGGGCGTCGCGATGCTCATCGTCACCATGACGTTCGCAGTGCTCACCCTGCGCTTCGCGCGGCGTGAGCGGATCGAGTTCTAG
- the ngcE gene encoding N-acetylglucosamine/diacetylchitobiose ABC transporter substrate-binding protein: MGSTSAENTENTENTGSARVGRRDLIRRSAALGLISVPTMSFLSACATGGGGGSDDESKAPGGAKSATNPLGVKQGTALEAFIFKGGLGDQYAKDAEADYKSKYKAEVKHTGTQQVGPKLTPRFAGGNPPDVIDNSGADHLDMNKLSTQGQLQDLKALLDAPSLDDPSKKISDVIHPSTIEKGKHGETFDVLYYAFTIYGTWYSQKALDDNGWQYPKTLDEMVKLCGEIKKKGIAPWTYAGKYPYYVHFNLFAQIAKIGGMEGWIAIDNLEPNAWTSNDAVKQVVEHYEELAAKKYFLAGSQGLTHIQSQTAWNKGKAVFIPNGSWVENEAAPTTPKDFGMSVGALFDGSAGDKLPNGTLRAEPSEPYIVSAKGKNPAGGMELLRIMLSKKHAQNFATKVKSLTCVVDATEGMTLSPGLASASKAFKDAGDNIISLQLQEWYPSLTDEKIGGLTGQLLTGELKAADWIKKAQEYADAVAKDDSVKKFKREK; encoded by the coding sequence ATGGGATCCACTTCCGCCGAGAACACCGAGAACACCGAGAACACCGGCTCCGCACGTGTGGGGCGCCGCGATCTGATCAGGCGGTCCGCCGCCCTCGGTCTGATCTCCGTACCGACGATGAGTTTCCTCTCCGCGTGTGCCACCGGCGGAGGCGGCGGCAGCGACGATGAGAGCAAGGCCCCGGGTGGCGCGAAGTCCGCCACCAACCCCCTCGGGGTGAAGCAGGGCACCGCGCTGGAGGCGTTCATCTTCAAGGGCGGCCTGGGTGACCAGTACGCCAAGGACGCCGAGGCCGACTACAAGTCGAAGTACAAGGCCGAGGTCAAGCACACCGGCACCCAGCAGGTCGGCCCGAAGCTGACCCCGCGCTTCGCCGGCGGCAACCCGCCGGACGTCATCGACAACTCCGGCGCCGACCACCTGGACATGAACAAGCTGTCCACGCAGGGCCAGCTCCAGGATCTGAAGGCGCTGCTCGACGCGCCCTCGCTGGACGACCCGAGCAAGAAGATCTCGGACGTCATCCACCCGAGCACCATCGAGAAGGGCAAGCACGGCGAGACCTTCGACGTGCTCTACTACGCCTTCACCATCTACGGCACCTGGTACTCGCAGAAGGCCCTCGACGACAACGGCTGGCAGTACCCCAAGACCCTCGACGAGATGGTCAAGCTCTGCGGCGAGATCAAGAAGAAGGGCATCGCGCCCTGGACGTACGCCGGAAAGTATCCGTACTACGTCCACTTCAACCTTTTCGCGCAGATCGCGAAGATCGGTGGCATGGAGGGCTGGATCGCCATCGACAACCTGGAGCCCAACGCTTGGACCAGCAACGACGCGGTGAAGCAGGTCGTCGAGCACTACGAGGAGCTGGCCGCCAAGAAGTACTTCCTGGCGGGCAGCCAGGGCCTGACGCACATTCAGTCGCAGACCGCCTGGAACAAGGGCAAGGCCGTCTTCATCCCCAACGGCTCCTGGGTGGAGAACGAGGCCGCCCCGACCACGCCCAAGGACTTCGGGATGTCCGTCGGCGCCCTCTTCGACGGCTCCGCCGGCGACAAGCTGCCGAACGGCACCCTGCGCGCCGAGCCCAGCGAGCCGTACATCGTGTCCGCCAAGGGCAAGAACCCGGCCGGCGGCATGGAACTGCTGCGCATCATGCTCTCCAAGAAGCACGCGCAGAACTTCGCCACCAAGGTCAAGTCGCTCACCTGTGTGGTCGACGCGACCGAGGGCATGACTCTCTCGCCGGGCCTCGCCTCGGCGAGCAAGGCGTTCAAGGACGCCGGGGACAACATCATCAGCCTCCAGCTCCAGGAGTGGTACCCCTCGCTCACCGACGAGAAGATCGGCGGTCTCACCGGCCAGCTGCTCACCGGTGAACTGAAGGCGGCCGACTGGATCAAGAAGGCGCAGGAATACGCCGACGCCGTGGCGAAGGACGATTCCGTGAAGAAGTTCAAGCGCGAGAAGTAA